The DNA segment attctttattatttgttaaaataaagaaacaaaataaaatattttgtaaggcTTAAATTGAAActacaatatatttaaataaaatcttatctccgtatttttttttatgacaaatCCAAATTAAGtaagttttgtttaaatgttcgtaaaatattttcataattattcAATTTCTCCATAAGTTCCACTTTTTCCTGTATGTAATACTCCTTAGGCATTTGTACGTATTCTTCACCCTTAAAAATGAAACATGTGACAGCTCCCGAATTCACCATGGATTCCGAGTTTATTTTTGGAGAGTCTTGTTGTGTTTCATTTTCTTTTCGGATTTTTGATTTAACACATTTGTTAGTATCCTCacttcttttgtttattttgcgtTTGGAAGCTTTTATACCATTATCGTTAGTGTTgttaaagttattaaacttGGATGTGATAACTTTAGAGCTAGAGGGTTCTTGGGTTTCATCGGTGCTCGAATTTGTTATGCGCCTTTTGATACTATTTGGTTTTAAACCCTTGAAGGAAATCTCTTTTTGTCCTGGATGTCTTATTGTACCTATAACAAATACAAACTACAATATTGactgatttgaaatttttttttattaaattaatttacctgATAAATGTTCCTCTTCATATACTCTATCCACTAAAAATATGTCTTTCACTTCTGTCTGTACATCATCAGCATCCTTCATTGTTGTTGTGGATTCAACACAGTATTCTGCTTCTAAGTTATGATCTACTCTGTCATACTCCAGCAATCCATCTTCATCATCATCCTCACAACCACTTTCTTTAACTCTAATGAGAGTAGAACTATCATTTAAGTCACCATGTATTGAAAACACCATTTCTGTGTCTAAGGCATCAGCTACTTTAACCAGCCCAACTTCACATTCCCTTTCGATATTATCCTCGCCTTCCTCCATATCAGCGATTTCTTCGTGATACGGAAGTGGCACCGCTGTGTTTGTCAACATTGTTCGCCGGGCGTTTCTTACAATatattttccttcaaaatggtCGGAACACATTAGCATTTGTGTttccggcaatccatcggtaaCTTTACCTCTTTTCATCCATTGTTCATATCGAGCGGGTTCTTTTGGGAATCGAAAAagggtaaattttttattgccacaaGGAGCGCAATCATATGTGTAATTTTCGCAGCCTTTATAAACACAAGCTTTGTAGGGCATTatagtagaaatatttttacctccgaaattcttttgcaaaatactAAACTGAATTATTTGACAATTCACAGATGATAAACAAACACTTTGATCTCGTCGCTCTctattttgtagaattttttgcCTTGCCAACTTCGCTAAACGTCATAAATATTATACAGCGAATGTTTTGCCATATTTAcacagttaaaaatatttagcttaTTAAACTTATCAccctttacttttatttatcgTAATAATCGAAATTAACAAAGATAAAATTTGGATCTTGTTTagcaatatacaaaaaaaagtttatttcgcatgaaaaaaaaacaaacacatctTCAGTGGGAACTTCCTGCACAAGAACAGAGAAAAATTTAGTTTGGGCACTCTATGGCAGAGATTATGTGTTTGTTTTATACCGTTACCgttcattttaataattatttttattttttcatgtcgtaaattttatgttttaaaatgagccttatgaatataaataataacaaaacgcCTACACTAGATTCAAAAGGAATAGATTCGGATCGACAAATACCACATTATGAAAAACTTGGGAGAAGTATTAAACAAATATACTTCGAGTACTGTTCTAACACATCTATTCATGGCATACAATACTTTGGAGAACGTCGTCCTTTAATAGAGAAATTTTTCTGGTTTTGCGTTTTTTTGGCTTCAATATACTGTTGTTCAAATTTAATACacagtatttatataaaatggaaCGAAACTCCAGTGATAGTTAGTTTCTCTGAAAAATCGACACCTATTTGGAGCATTCCATTTCCGGCGATTACTATATGCTCTGAAACCAAAAGGGTTCCCAGGAAAGAGGGTTTGTAGtaaatttctttaattctaTAGTAATCGAACGatgatgatttttatttttgttataggAGTAACTTATGGCGAGTTCTTAAAAAGCTTTCGGGAATACGTAAAGGCTCGGCGttattttataccaaaaaatattagCCGTTcggatttggaagaattccgcacaCTTCTTCATATCTGCAATCCTCAATTAGTAGAACACGGTACtccaaaaatttcaactgaTCTTATAGACTACTTCAGAGTTTTGGAAAATATGCAACCGGAGTTCAATAGATATTATTACTATTGTAAATGGTTTAGTCATTTCGGTGAATGTGATGAACTTTTTACACCTACTTATACAAATGAAGGCATATGTTATACATTTAATGGTCTCAACGCAACAGATTTGTATCGGGAAGATACTTTTCAATATCAGCGAGTTggatttaaaaacttttctgaGCATAATCTAATTCTAAAGCGACCCCTAAAGTGGTCCTTGCAAAATGGATATGCAATTGATAGTGGGATTAAAACGTATCCGGCACGAGTTTTAGGAGCAGGAGCGCGAGCtggattttttattgcattgcaGAGTTTTCGTCAAGAGGTAGATTATACGTGCCGTGGTCCAATACAAGGCTTCAAAGTATCACTACACTCACCCGATGACGTTCCACAAGTTTCAAATCAGTTCGTGCGCATTCCTATGGGAAAAGAAGTGGTAATTGCTGTTAAACCAAATATGATCACAACGTCGGCAGGTATTGCAGAATATCCCCCACAAAGACGTCAATGCTTTTTAGAACATGAGCGTACACTGAGATTCTTTAAAGTGTATACACAAAATAATTGTGTATTGGAATGTTTAACAAATTTAACCCTGGCCAATTGTGGGTGTGTGAAGTTTTCGATGCCTCGCACTTTAGAAATGCCAGTATGTGCGGAGAATAAAATCTCCTGTTACGATAGAGCCGAAGATGTATTGCTTTTACGGGAATTTCGACAAGGTCTTAAAGAATCCCGTTTAAATTATTTAGGCGCCACACAATGTAATTGTTTGCCGGCTTGCACTTCACTTGCTTACAATACTGAAATATCACATGGAAATTTCGACCTAGAAGATATGTTAAAAGCAACTGGTGATACTTCATTCTTTGAAGATTTTCCTGGATCACAAATGTCTCGTCTCTCTATATACTTTAAAGAGCAACAGTTTATAACATCGAAGCGATCTGAATTGTATGGTGTAACTGATTTCTTGGCTAATTGCGGAggtatttttggtttatttatggGCTTCTCTATACTAAGTTTGGTTGAACTCTTATATCATATCTCACTACGTTTATGGAGTAATATGCAACTTTTAACAGCATCATAATGtcgtaattttttgtttttattttagtaatgttGTTTATTTACGTCATTATTATTACgttttattaacatttacatttctttttatttatgtaatattatttatttatttgccttcaaattattattaagttttattaacttttacatttaataaagcaataccaaaaatgaactaaatttagttttgtaaatataaatatatgtatatacagtgaaaatattttaattttctttgttgaAAAGGTTCGAATTATCTACACacttatatattaattttgacaCGGCAACTCCTACATGTAACGAATGAATTGAATTTTTCGCGCTCGTTTTCCAAAGCACAACATACGAACGAGCGGGCAATTTGTGAATTCGTCGTTTCTTTTCACCATTCGTGCGCTGTAGTGTGCGGTTCTGTGCGTGCTTTTAATgagattttataataaataaaggaAGGAAACAGTTTtccaagtgaaaaaaaattatttccagtCCTGATATATTGTTATTGAATATCAGAAATCGTTGCTTTACAGGACTTTAAGTTTTCGATCAGATTTCAAAGTTTACATAGTGTCAGTGAATAGAAGGAATCTTGTAAACGGAATTGAGTCATGGCCGCCGACCAAGTGCAATTTCAGCAACTCCTAAATTCGTTGTTGTCCACGGACAATGATGTGCGCCAGCAAGCCGAGGTGGGTACAATAAATTACATTAATAATTTCTTGACTACCATATATGTAAGTCTAGAAACATTTCTACTCGCTAATAATTCTTAACACGAGGTAcatgtgaaattaataaaaattctcgTTATTATTTATTGCGCAGTGTGGCGCTTCCTATAAATTGAGGAAAAGTGGAATCAAATAATTTGCACCGATCAAtgctaatatatatacatacatatatataaaacattcaCATATACTCCTTGCGCTTGTAATGTGCATATTGTCATTTACAAACATACGTTATgctggaaaatatatatacaaatatgcatttGGAATATACACGCATATGCCTcgggttttttaaatttgcactTTGCAGTCTCTAGCGTATATCATCCGCTGCAACGACCACGACAACGAACGAGTGTTAAAAAGGAGACAATTTAGCAAAACGTGTTTTCATTATGCTACACATGTTTTcgttattttggttttattgttCTTTCCTTCTCTTctacttatttaaatattttcctaaaataaataagtatgtagtttggtttacgggtttcaaaatcCTTTGGATATGAGTGTACCATTTCGTAATTGAGAATATTGGGAAAGGCAATAAAAGTGTAGATTAAATAGGAACATATAATATCTATTTGGTCAgaatagttattttttttacgtaTTGCTTTAGATGGCAAATTCGTGAAAAATGGATTACACATACAGGTACATTCTATTTTTGACAATTGAATATGcgcaaaaatttgcaataagTGAAGAACGGAAGAAAAAGCAATACAGACAACCAATCATAAAGGTGGTAGTGATATATTTGCAATATTGGTGACTAGGATGAATGACGAGGGCTTATGGCATGAATTAGAATCTAGCGATTATATgaacaaatttcatttatttttaatacatgtGCCAACGCCCATTTTAACCATAAACTGAGATAGGAATCTGAATAAGTATATTGCGTATCCTATATATatgcttattatttttgaatattttcatagaCACGTTAAAATTTAATGCCTATAATATTAGTAAAAGTGGCTGCAGCCGTCGAATGTCTAATGGCAAAGTTGCTTATTGCTTGATTAAGCTATGACCTTGAAAAATGCTCTGGGTTGTCTGAGAGGCTGGTGTGCTTAAACGGATTTCACACGACATTGTTTGTACATCGCATTACTTATTTTGTTGCAGTAGTTACAATCTAGGACATTACATACCCTTGTGACCTCCTTTATACTAAATGCATAATTTAGGtacttaactttaattttttcagcaagttaaattattacaataataaattaaattatttgcgtggtttttatatacatttttaaattacttaataattttttttataaataggaTGCTTATAACAATTTGCCATGCGATGTCAAAGTAACACATCTTTTGGGTACAATCCACAATGGCCAACAATCGGAAGAGGCACGTCAAATGGCGGCAGTACTTTTGCGTAGATTATTTACATCTGAATTTACGGAATTCTACAAAGAGGTGAGTTATTCAATATCGAAGAACTACTTAAGCTCTTGCTTTTATTATTGACTTACGTTGGGATTTTGATGAAATGATTGGTGTGACAAACTATTTATCTATGTAAACATACACCTGGCGATATGGATatgataatttataaattaataattgtatttGCATGCATACTCATACCTAATTTTAAATGAACAGGtgatatatgtaaaaaaatgtaattaattgatgcttatatttttgttaaatattcgATCATAGTTTTTCTCTCCATGCACCACTGTAGGCTTTGTTATCCAATAACTATAGGGTAATAAAGTTTTAATCCTTTTACAAACGGATGAAGACAAGCTTTTATGTTCGAAATAAAATTGGAAGTTCCACAGTTCATTTGGTTAGATAACCGAATGGCAGCCATCGGCTGCttaaaataggtaaatttaattaatgtctGACCAAAGGCTGTGCAAAAAAAGTCCTGCATTGTATACAGAATAGATCCATCTTAATATTTCTACTACACATATCTATATAATCGGAGGATAATTGGTTTCAAACAAAATTGCATCTTTATTTTACTAACGGACAACATAATACGTCGGGGCTTAGATCATCAGAAGGTAGAAGGTCACTAGAAATATAGTTTCAGATTATTATAATTCTTTCAGGTGTGCgctcaattaataaatacatagtaGGTGATAACAATATAGCTATTACAACTATATAcctacacatatatgtatttacgctcatactTAGTatatgaattgaaaaataacTTAAGGCGACGTGTcagttttgttattaaatttaactttgtATGGTATAGGAACTCCCgactatataatttaaaatgaatattgCCTGtacaatgtttatttatttattagtttttagttgAATAACCTTTTTTCCATTCCACTGTACATAGTTGCCGCAAGAATCGCAGGCTCAGCTGTTGCAGCAGATTTTGTTAGCAGTGCAGCAAGAAGTTACACCGAATTTGCGCCGCAAAATCTGCGAACTGGTTGCCGAAGTCGCACGTAGTCTTACCGATGAAGATGGAAACAATCAATGGACGGATATCTTGCAATTTCTGTTCCAGTGTGCTAATTCACCTTCGGCCCAATTACAAGAATCGGCTTTGCGAATTTTCGCAAGTGTTCCATCCATCTTTGGCAATCAAGAGGCACAATATTTAGATTTGATCAAGCAAATGTTGGCCAAGAGTTTGGAGCCTACAGCTGATGTGGAAGTACGCTTTCAAGCTGTACGAGCCATTTGTGCTTTCATACTGCACCATAGCAAGGATGGGGAATCTAATGTATTTAAGCATTTCTCAGATTTATTGCCACGCATGATTATGATCACTGCTGAGAGTATTGAAGCACAAGATGATCAGAGTTTGTTGAAGTTACTTATCGATATGACCGAAACATGCCCGAAATTTTTGCGTCCCCAATTGGAGAACATCTTCGAGATGTGTATGAAAGTTTTTGGTGCAACAGATGTAGAAGATAGTTGGCGTCATTTAGTTTTGGAAGTAATGGTATCTCTGTCGGAGAATGCACCAGCTATGGTACGCAAGCGTGCTGATAAGTACGTCTTAGCATTAATTCCGTTGGTATTGCAAATGATGACCGATTTGGACGATGATAAGGAGTGGGCCACATCCGATGTGGTAACCGATGACGACAATAGTGATAACAATGTCATTGCGGAGTCATCTTTGGATCGCTTGGCTTGCGGATTGGGCGGCAAAACAGTGTTGCCTCATGTCATGAATGCATTGCCGAATATGTTGGGACACGCCGATTGGAAGCAGCGCTATGCCGCACTTATGGCAATTTCGGCCATTGGTGAAGGTTGTCATAAGCAAATGGAGGCCATGCTGGACCAAATCATGGCAGGCGTATTGAATTTCTTGCGCGATCCTCATCCACGTGTTCGTTACGCTGCTTGCAATGCCATTGGTCAGATGTCTACAGATTTCGCACCcacatttgaaaagaaattCCACGACCAGGTGAGTGCATTAACAATCAAtcgcaaaaattttgttttgaaaaaataatttgtaaatgaataaaaatatcggtTAATTTAATCTTATTTTGTGTAGGTGGTGCCGGGATTGTTATCTTTGCTCGACGATGTGGAAAATCCTCGAGTACAAGCACATGCTGGCGCCGCTTTGGTTAACTTCTCTGAAGATTGTCCAAAACACATTTTGACTCGTTACTTGAATGGAATTATGTCGAAGTTGgagacaattttgaattccaaatTCAAAGAGCTGGTAGAGAAAGGCAACAAATTGGTGTTGGAACAAGTTGTCACCACTATCGCATCAGTCGCAGATACTTGCGAGAAGGAGTTTGTCACTTACTATGATCGTCTTATGCCATGCCTGAAGTTCATCATACAAAATGCCAAGTCCGAGGATTTGCGTATGTTGCGTGGCAAAACCATTGAATGTGTCAGTTTGATTGGTTTGGCAGTAGGCCGTGAAAAATTCATCACCGACGCTGGTGATGTTATGGATATGTTGTTGAAAACACACACCGAAGGCGATTTGCCTGACGATGACCCACAAACATCTTACCTAATAACCGCTTGGGCTCGCATGTGCAAGATTTTGGGCAAACAATTCGAACAGTATTTGCCGTTGGTAATGGGACCCGTAATGCACACCGCAGCTATGAAACCAGAAGTAGCTCTACTGGACAATGACGAGGTGGAGGACATTGAAGGTTGGTGCGAATTTCTTTATCCCTACGATATCGGTTCGGTCCTCGATTTTTCATTTATCTAAGAGTCTGAAATCAAATTTcagcgaaaataaaaattttaaatgtatatttataacaatttaaatttgattttgaattattatatttttcttaacaacTAATACAACCAATCAACTACCATTTTTATCTATTGATTCTCTCAGATGATGCCGAATGGTCATTTATTAATTTGGGTGAACAGCAAAACTTTGCTATTCGCACTGCTGGCATGGAGGATAAGGCATCAGCCTGTGAGATGTTGGTTTGTTATGCACGTGAATTGAAGGAAG comes from the Bactrocera neohumeralis isolate Rockhampton chromosome 2, APGP_CSIRO_Bneo_wtdbg2-racon-allhic-juicebox.fasta_v2, whole genome shotgun sequence genome and includes:
- the LOC126751642 gene encoding importin-5 isoform X1 — translated: MAADQVQFQQLLNSLLSTDNDVRQQAEDAYNNLPCDVKVTHLLGTIHNGQQSEEARQMAAVLLRRLFTSEFTEFYKELPQESQAQLLQQILLAVQQEVTPNLRRKICELVAEVARSLTDEDGNNQWTDILQFLFQCANSPSAQLQESALRIFASVPSIFGNQEAQYLDLIKQMLAKSLEPTADVEVRFQAVRAICAFILHHSKDGESNVFKHFSDLLPRMIMITAESIEAQDDQSLLKLLIDMTETCPKFLRPQLENIFEMCMKVFGATDVEDSWRHLVLEVMVSLSENAPAMVRKRADKYVLALIPLVLQMMTDLDDDKEWATSDVVTDDDNSDNNVIAESSLDRLACGLGGKTVLPHVMNALPNMLGHADWKQRYAALMAISAIGEGCHKQMEAMLDQIMAGVLNFLRDPHPRVRYAACNAIGQMSTDFAPTFEKKFHDQVVPGLLSLLDDVENPRVQAHAGAALVNFSEDCPKHILTRYLNGIMSKLETILNSKFKELVEKGNKLVLEQVVTTIASVADTCEKEFVTYYDRLMPCLKFIIQNAKSEDLRMLRGKTIECVSLIGLAVGREKFITDAGDVMDMLLKTHTEGDLPDDDPQTSYLITAWARMCKILGKQFEQYLPLVMGPVMHTAAMKPEVALLDNDEVEDIEDDAEWSFINLGEQQNFAIRTAGMEDKASACEMLVCYARELKEGFADYAEEVVRLMVPMLKFYFHDGVRTAAAESLPYLLDCAKIKGPQYLEGMWLYICPELLKVIGTEPEADVQSELLNSLAKCIETLGPNCLNDESMTQVLEIITKYMGEHFERADKRLQARNEEDYDDGVEEELAEQDDTDTYILSKVVDISHALFLTNKAQFLPNFERIAPHFIKLLEPNRSWSDRQWGVCAFDDVIEFCGPACAAYQQIFTPALLQYVTDKSAEVRQAAAYGCGVLGQFGGEQFAVTCAQIIPLLVQVISDPKSRDHENINPTENAIAAVSKILKYNSSAIPNVNEIINVWFSWLPVTEDADEAPHIYGYMCDLIQANHPIILGNNNSNLPRIVSIIAQAFVTKVVAPLSDIGTRMLGIVKQVESNPEVFQACASILTPEQQYALQDAYRELAGGAPATA
- the LOC126767659 gene encoding pickpocket protein 28, which encodes MSLMNINNNKTPTLDSKGIDSDRQIPHYEKLGRSIKQIYFEYCSNTSIHGIQYFGERRPLIEKFFWFCVFLASIYCCSNLIHSIYIKWNETPVIVSFSEKSTPIWSIPFPAITICSETKRVPRKEGVTYGEFLKSFREYVKARRYFIPKNISRSDLEEFRTLLHICNPQLVEHGTPKISTDLIDYFRVLENMQPEFNRYYYYCKWFSHFGECDELFTPTYTNEGICYTFNGLNATDLYREDTFQYQRVGFKNFSEHNLILKRPLKWSLQNGYAIDSGIKTYPARVLGAGARAGFFIALQSFRQEVDYTCRGPIQGFKVSLHSPDDVPQVSNQFVRIPMGKEVVIAVKPNMITTSAGIAEYPPQRRQCFLEHERTLRFFKVYTQNNCVLECLTNLTLANCGCVKFSMPRTLEMPVCAENKISCYDRAEDVLLLREFRQGLKESRLNYLGATQCNCLPACTSLAYNTEISHGNFDLEDMLKATGDTSFFEDFPGSQMSRLSIYFKEQQFITSKRSELYGVTDFLANCGGIFGLFMGFSILSLVELLYHISLRLWSNMQLLTAS
- the LOC126753872 gene encoding uncharacterized protein LOC126753872 isoform X2; this encodes MPYKACVYKGCENYTYDCAPCGNKKFTLFRFPKEPARYEQWMKRGKYIVRNARRTMLTNTAVPLPYHEEIADMEEGEDNIERECEVGLVKVADALDTEMVFSIHGDLNDSSTLIRVKESGCEDDDEDGLLEYDRVDHNLEAEYCVESTTTMKDADDVQTEVKDIFLVDRVYEEEHLSGTIRHPGQKEISFKGLKPNSIKRRITNSSTDETQEPSSSKVITSKFNNFNNTNDNGIKASKRKINKRSEDTNKCVKSKIRKENETQQDSPKINSESMVNSGAVTCFIFKGEEYVQMPKEYYIQEKVELMEKLNNYENILRTFKQNLLNLDLS
- the LOC126753872 gene encoding uncharacterized protein LOC126753872 isoform X1, with translation MPYKACVYKGCENYTYDCAPCGNKKFTLFRFPKEPARYEQWMKRGKVTDGLPETQMLMCSDHFEGKYIVRNARRTMLTNTAVPLPYHEEIADMEEGEDNIERECEVGLVKVADALDTEMVFSIHGDLNDSSTLIRVKESGCEDDDEDGLLEYDRVDHNLEAEYCVESTTTMKDADDVQTEVKDIFLVDRVYEEEHLSGTIRHPGQKEISFKGLKPNSIKRRITNSSTDETQEPSSSKVITSKFNNFNNTNDNGIKASKRKINKRSEDTNKCVKSKIRKENETQQDSPKINSESMVNSGAVTCFIFKGEEYVQMPKEYYIQEKVELMEKLNNYENILRTFKQNLLNLDLS
- the LOC126751642 gene encoding importin-5 isoform X2 yields the protein MAAVLLRRLFTSEFTEFYKELPQESQAQLLQQILLAVQQEVTPNLRRKICELVAEVARSLTDEDGNNQWTDILQFLFQCANSPSAQLQESALRIFASVPSIFGNQEAQYLDLIKQMLAKSLEPTADVEVRFQAVRAICAFILHHSKDGESNVFKHFSDLLPRMIMITAESIEAQDDQSLLKLLIDMTETCPKFLRPQLENIFEMCMKVFGATDVEDSWRHLVLEVMVSLSENAPAMVRKRADKYVLALIPLVLQMMTDLDDDKEWATSDVVTDDDNSDNNVIAESSLDRLACGLGGKTVLPHVMNALPNMLGHADWKQRYAALMAISAIGEGCHKQMEAMLDQIMAGVLNFLRDPHPRVRYAACNAIGQMSTDFAPTFEKKFHDQVVPGLLSLLDDVENPRVQAHAGAALVNFSEDCPKHILTRYLNGIMSKLETILNSKFKELVEKGNKLVLEQVVTTIASVADTCEKEFVTYYDRLMPCLKFIIQNAKSEDLRMLRGKTIECVSLIGLAVGREKFITDAGDVMDMLLKTHTEGDLPDDDPQTSYLITAWARMCKILGKQFEQYLPLVMGPVMHTAAMKPEVALLDNDEVEDIEDDAEWSFINLGEQQNFAIRTAGMEDKASACEMLVCYARELKEGFADYAEEVVRLMVPMLKFYFHDGVRTAAAESLPYLLDCAKIKGPQYLEGMWLYICPELLKVIGTEPEADVQSELLNSLAKCIETLGPNCLNDESMTQVLEIITKYMGEHFERADKRLQARNEEDYDDGVEEELAEQDDTDTYILSKVVDISHALFLTNKAQFLPNFERIAPHFIKLLEPNRSWSDRQWGVCAFDDVIEFCGPACAAYQQIFTPALLQYVTDKSAEVRQAAAYGCGVLGQFGGEQFAVTCAQIIPLLVQVISDPKSRDHENINPTENAIAAVSKILKYNSSAIPNVNEIINVWFSWLPVTEDADEAPHIYGYMCDLIQANHPIILGNNNSNLPRIVSIIAQAFVTKVVAPLSDIGTRMLGIVKQVESNPEVFQACASILTPEQQYALQDAYRELAGGAPATA